A region of Anopheles merus strain MAF chromosome 2R, AmerM5.1, whole genome shotgun sequence DNA encodes the following proteins:
- the LOC121588687 gene encoding 5'-3' exoribonuclease 2 homolog isoform X1, with amino-acid sequence MGVPAFFRWLSRKYPSVIIECVEQKSVDDQGNVVYENLSDPNPNRVEFDNLYLDMNGIIHPCTHPEDKPAPKNEDEMMIAIFECIDRLMNIVRPRKVLYMAIDGVAPRAKMNQQRSRRFRASKETAEKAAEMARIREELAAKGAILPPEKEKGSHFDSNCITPGTPFMDRLSRCLQYYVHDRMNNNPGWKNLKVILSDANVPGEGEHKIMDYIRKQRVQPDYDPNTHHVLCGADADLIMLGLATHETHFTIIREEFLPNKDRPCDICQQIGHEMKSCTGLQSERELADKPPPMPGKETQFIFVRLNVLKEYLQKELDMPNLPFPYDFERVVDDWVFMCFFVGNDFLPHLPSLEIRENAIDRLVTLYKKCVYKTRGYLTDSGSVLLDRVEMIMTDLGFAEDEIFRQRKVSEDRFKERNKRMRMQNERQRRPNFEQYNNSQFAPTPLGRGVQPQAVVNARKEAAHFRMLGQGGNDNERVAAGNNSSNDPSPRGTKRKAEEPLAVTVTEDEEKETPDEVRLWEDGFKDRYYESKFDVMPQNIKFRQTVAWEYVRGLCWVLRYYYQGCASWEWYFPYHYAPFASDFKHLENVNTHFDRGTPFKPLQQLMGVFPAASRSHVPPAFAELMVDPRSPIIDFYPIDFRIDLNGKKFAWQGVALLPFVDEKRLFKATDPKVPLLTEEERLRNENGDAKLFVLPGSAGYRTLAGLYGGDDVDYNREVPVTVDYVEGFVVPTKENVPREGMLPSPIPGLPAVTENQVLTVRFQDPKYADDFVFPARRLDNAKEQPKVLGANEGPVIGFGQRTDRAGLGAAGHRMLGHAGGGGGRGRGFQGNNNNFQGRGGGYGGNNRFNDRGATHNNYSGGYQSNDGNSSGPYGSGGNQQQQFNRQGAGRQGGSSNASEDSSVTTSATSGPPAGANRSVFEQLSSQIQQYQQQMMNEISRNTSQSSPNQFANQVQYDYNNHRAGGNNWTNNNGGRNANYNNNRGGGGGGGGGYNRGGGSGGRQFQQGNGGGGQRNNNNNNNNRYGQNNYGSAGGGGGGGNNRFNNQRRQY; translated from the exons ATGGGAGTACCAGCATTTTTCCGCTGGTTGTCGCGTAAATATCCGTCCGTGATAATCGAATGTGTCGAGCAGAAG TCTGTTGACGATCAGGGAAATGTCGTCTACGAAAATCTATCCGATCCGAACCCGAACCGGGTGGAGTTCGACAATCTGTACCTGGACATGAATGGTATTATTCATCCGTGCACCCATCCGGAAGATAAACCGGCCCCGAAGAACGAGGATGAGATGATGATCGCCATCTTCGAGTGCATCGATCGACTGATGAACATCGTCCGGCCGCGCAAGGTACTGTATATGGCAATTGATGGTGTAGCACCGCGCGCCAAAATGAACCAACAGCGATCGCGTCGTTTCCGGGCGTCGAAGGAGACGGCCGAGAAGGCGGCCGAGATGGCTCGTATCCGCGAGGAGCTCGCGGCCAAGGGAGCCATTCTGCCGCCCGAGAAGGAAAAGGGTAGCCACTTCGATTCGAACTGTATTACACCCGGCACCCCGTTCATGGACCGGCTGAGCAGGTGTCTGCAGTACTACGTGCACGACCGAATGAACAACAATCCGGGATGGAAGAATTTGAAGGTGATCCTGTCGGACGCAAATGTACCCGGCGAGGGCGAGCACAAGATCATGGACTACATCCGGAAGCAGCGTGTGCAGCCGGATTACGACCCAAACACGCACCACGTGCTGTGTGGTGCCGATGCGGATCTGATCATGTTGGGACTGGCGACGCACGAAACGCACTTCACGATCATCCGCGAGGAGTTTTTACCGAACAAGGACCGACCGTGCGATATTTGCCAGCAGATTGGCCACGAGATGAAGTCCTGCACCGGGCTGCAGTCGGAGCGCGAGCTAGCCGACAAGCCACCGCCGATGCCGGGCAAGGAGACGCAGTTCATTTTCGTGCGATTGAACGTGCTAAAGGAGTATTTGCAAAAGGAGCTGGACATGCCGAATTTGCCCTTCCCGTACGATTTCGAGCGTGTGGTGGACGATTGGGTGTTTATGTGTTTCTTCGTCGGCAACGACTTTCTGCCCCATCTGCCCAGTCTTGAGATTCGCGAAAATGCAATCGACCGTCTGGTGACGCTGTACAAAAAGTGTGTGTACAAAACGCGCGGCTATCTGACCGACTCGGGAAGCGTGTTGCTCGACCGGGTCGAGATGATCATGACGGATCTCGGATTCGCGGAGGACGAAATCTTTCGGCAGCGTAAAGTGAGCGAGGATCGCTTCAAGGAGCGCAACAAGCGGATGCGAATGCAGAACGAGCGCCAGCGGCGTCCCAATTTCGAGCAGTACAACAACTCCCAGTTTGCTCCGACTCCGCTTGGCCGAGGCGTGCAGCCGCAAGCCGTTGTGAATGCCCGTAAGGAGGCGGCCCACTTTCGGATGCTTGGACAGGGTGGAAACGATAACGAGCGAGTGGCGGCCGGCAACAACAGCTCCAACGATCCGAGTCCGCGGGGCACCAAGCGGAAAGCGGAAGAACCGCTTGCGGTAACCGTGACGGAAGACGAGGAAAAGGAGACGCCGGATGAGGTACGGCTGTGGGAGGACGGTTTCAAGGATCGGTACTACGAGTCGAAGTTTGACGTAATGCCACAGAACATAAAGTTTCGTCAAACTGTCGCCTGGGAGTATGTGCGAGGACTGTGCTGGGTGCTGCGATACTACTATCAGGGCTGTGCGTCCTGGGAGTGGTACTTCCCTTATCACTATGCACCATTTGCGTCGGACTTTAAGCATTTGGAAAACGTGAACACCCACTTCGATCGTGGCACACCGTTCAAGCCGCTCCAGCAGCTGATGGGTGTGTTCCCGGCAGCCAGTCGCAGCCACGTTCCGCCGGCGTTCGCCGAACTGATGGTTGATCCGCGCAGTCCCATCATAGACTTCTACCCGATCGATTTTCGCATCGATCTAAATGGTAAAAAGTTCGCCTGGCAGGGTGTTGCTCTGCTCCCGTTCGTAGACGAAAAGCGACTGTTCAAGGCGACAGATCCGAAGGTACCGTTGCTGACGGAAGAGGAACGATTGCGGAATGAGAACGGCGATGCGAAGCTGTTCGTTCTACCCGGGTCTGCCGGCTACCGTACGCTGGCCGGTCTTTACGGTGGCGATGACGTGGATTACAACCGAGAGGTCCCAGTCACGGTAGACTACGTGGAGGGTTTTGTTGTTCCCACCAAGGAAAATGTACCACGAGAGGGTATGCTTCCTTCGCCCATCCCTGGCCTGCCGGCTGTGACGGAGAATCAGGTGTTGACGGTGCGCTTCCAGGACCCAAAGTATGCGGACGATTTTGTGTTCCCGGCACGCCGACTGGACAATGCAAAGGAACAACCGAAGGTGTTGGGCGCGAACGAAGGCCCGGTGATTGGGTTCGGCCAGCGCACGGATCGTGCGGGGCTCGGAGCGGCCGGCCATCGGATGCTTGGACACGCGGGAGGTGGCGGAGGCCGCGGCAGAGGATTCCAGGGCAATAACAACAACTTCCAGGGACGAGGAGGCGGTTACGGTGGCAACAATCGTTTCAATGATCGCGGAG CTACGCACAACAACTACTCCGGCGGCTATCAGAGTAATGATGGCAACAGCAGCGGTCCGTACGGCAGTGGtggcaaccagcagcagcagttcaaCCGTCAGGGAGCAGGTCGACAGGGGGGAAGTAGTAACGCGTCGGAAGATTCGAGCGTTACAACATCCGCGACATCCGGACCGCCCGCCGGTGCCAACCGGAGCGTGTTCGAGCAGCTTAGCAGCCAGATAcagcagtaccagcagcagatGATGAACGAAATTTCGCGCAATACATCCCAATCCTCCCCGAACCAGTTCGCCAATCAGGTCCAGTACGACTATAACAATCACCGTGCAGGCGGCAACAACTGGACCAACAACAACGGTGGCCGCAACGCTAACTATAACAATAAccggggcggcggcggtggtggtggcggtgggtACAATCGTGGTGGTGGAAGCGGAGGAAGACAGTTCCAGCAGGGAAATGGGGGAGGTGGCCAAcgaaataacaataacaacaacaacaaccgctaCGGGCAGAACAATTATGGATCGGCGggaggcggcggtggtggcggaaATAATCGGTTTAACAATCAGCGAAGACAGTACTAA
- the LOC121587790 gene encoding transmembrane and ubiquitin-like domain-containing protein 2, with protein sequence MLPFLDETDELFNYWILRLLVLIVIYFAWRSTYVREDRPNAAVLVIENNLGRLNSIQPHSVTTIILRSSSQQSNISNVTETEELDLENDSIASSIDNITQSILTEASESATGLDLSDTEGYPGVVSTPVVDTFHDNGPEEIIRQMDATESEPSAQAPQVGPSVEATGLRQRTNATVSSNDPHEKAKSSSPVDCSTDKPSSSRSSLAEPPLPTKPIRIKLKYLNDDSKLVEGNLNEGVGEFKRRNFTLELAAHKLVRLVFNGHVLQPDSKTLAACGLFDNCVVHCLIHNQKSALNGASTERPTTEGTIGENHNHEHGPISGMEHGDGTDPDGIADGRRNTDMGNNRSGTRYGTYFIYIGTLAVTAVILYGWYCRFHYGHLFNLNSTIGLIVTTTTFLIMMPTIILADSNTPN encoded by the exons ATGTTGCCGTTTCTGGATGAGACTGACGAGTTGTTCAACTACTGGATTCTAAGGCTACTGGTGCTGATCGTTATCTATTTCGCGTGGCGATCGACTTACGTCCGGGAAGATCGCCCGAATGCAGCAGTACTCGTGATTGAAAACAATTTAGGACGTTTGAATAGCATTCAGCCACATAGCGTCACGACGATCATAC TGCGCAGCTCCTCACAGCAGTCCAATATATCGAATGTGACCGAAACAGAAGAGCTAGATCTCGAGAACGATAGCATAGCCTCCTCGATCGATAACATCACGCAGTCAATTTTAACGGAAGCGTCCGAGTCTGCTACTGGGCTTGATTTAAGCGACACCGAAGGATACCCGGGCGTTGTCAGTACCCCCGTTGTGGACACGTTTCACGACAACGGACCGGAGGAAATTATTCGACAGATGGACGCCACAGAAAGCGAACCTAGCGCTCAAGCCCCGCAGGTCGGTCCATCGGTTGAAGCGACCGGATTAAGACAGCGGACTAACGCCACCGTCAGCAGTAATGACCCGCACGAGAAGGCAAAATCCTCCAGCCCCGTTGACTGCAGCACTGATAAGCCAAGCTCATCGCGCAGCAGTTTAGCGGAGCCGCCTTTACCGACCAAACCTATTCGAATCAAGCTGAAATATCTGAATGACGATTCGAAGCTTGTGGAAGGAAATCTTAACGAGGGTGTCGGTGAGTTTAAACGACGCAATTTTACCCTCGAGCTGGCTGCCCATAAACTCGTTCGATTAGTATTCAACGGGCACGTGTTGCAACCGGATAGTAAGACGCTGGCCGCATGCGGTCTGTTTGATAATTGTGTTGTCCATTGTTTGATACACAACCAAAAGTCGGCCCTCAATGGTGCCAGTACCGAGCGACCCACCACGGAGGGTACGATCGGCGAGAACCACAACCATGAGCACGGCCCAATCAGTGGGATGGAACATGGCGATGGAACCGACCCCGATGGGATAGCCGATGGACGCCGCAACACGGATATGGGCAACAATCGATCCGGTACACGGTATGGAACGTACTTCATCTACATTGGCACGCTAGCAGTCACTGCGGTCATACTGTACGGATGGTACTGTCGCTTTCATTACGGACACTTGTTCAATTTGAACTCCACTATTGGGCTGATCGTAACGACCACCACGTTCCTGATCATGATGCCGACCATTATTCTCGCCGACAGCAATACACCGAATTAA
- the LOC121588687 gene encoding 5'-3' exoribonuclease 2 homolog isoform X2, with protein sequence MGVPAFFRWLSRKYPSVIIECVEQKSVDDQGNVVYENLSDPNPNRVEFDNLYLDMNGIIHPCTHPEDKPAPKNEDEMMIAIFECIDRLMNIVRPRKVLYMAIDGVAPRAKMNQQRSRRFRASKETAEKAAEMARIREELAAKGAILPPEKEKGSHFDSNCITPGTPFMDRLSRCLQYYVHDRMNNNPGWKNLKVILSDANVPGEGEHKIMDYIRKQRVQPDYDPNTHHVLCGADADLIMLGLATHETHFTIIREEFLPNKDRPCDICQQIGHEMKSCTGLQSERELADKPPPMPGKETQFIFVRLNVLKEYLQKELDMPNLPFPYDFERVVDDWVFMCFFVGNDFLPHLPSLEIRENAIDRLVTLYKKCVYKTRGYLTDSGSVLLDRVEMIMTDLGFAEDEIFRQRKVSEDRFKERNKRMRMQNERQRRPNFEQYNNSQFAPTPLGRGVQPQAVVNARKEAAHFRMLGQGGNDNERVAAGNNSSNDPSPRGTKRKAEEPLAVTVTEDEEKETPDEVRLWEDGFKDRYYESKFDVMPQNIKFRQTVAWEYVRGLCWVLRYYYQGCASWEWYFPYHYAPFASDFKHLENVNTHFDRGTPFKPLQQLMGVFPAASRSHVPPAFAELMVDPRSPIIDFYPIDFRIDLNGKKFAWQGVALLPFVDEKRLFKATDPKVPLLTEEERLRNENGDAKLFVLPGSAGYRTLAGLYGGDDVDYNREVPVTVDYVEGFVVPTKENVPREGMLPSPIPGLPAVTENQVLTVRFQDPKYADDFVFPARRLDNAKEQPKVLGANEGPVIGFGQRTDRAGLGAAGHRMLGHAGGGGGRGRGFQGNNNNFQGRGGGYGGNNRFNDRGEEFVWRFPRFGRSSVL encoded by the exons ATGGGAGTACCAGCATTTTTCCGCTGGTTGTCGCGTAAATATCCGTCCGTGATAATCGAATGTGTCGAGCAGAAG TCTGTTGACGATCAGGGAAATGTCGTCTACGAAAATCTATCCGATCCGAACCCGAACCGGGTGGAGTTCGACAATCTGTACCTGGACATGAATGGTATTATTCATCCGTGCACCCATCCGGAAGATAAACCGGCCCCGAAGAACGAGGATGAGATGATGATCGCCATCTTCGAGTGCATCGATCGACTGATGAACATCGTCCGGCCGCGCAAGGTACTGTATATGGCAATTGATGGTGTAGCACCGCGCGCCAAAATGAACCAACAGCGATCGCGTCGTTTCCGGGCGTCGAAGGAGACGGCCGAGAAGGCGGCCGAGATGGCTCGTATCCGCGAGGAGCTCGCGGCCAAGGGAGCCATTCTGCCGCCCGAGAAGGAAAAGGGTAGCCACTTCGATTCGAACTGTATTACACCCGGCACCCCGTTCATGGACCGGCTGAGCAGGTGTCTGCAGTACTACGTGCACGACCGAATGAACAACAATCCGGGATGGAAGAATTTGAAGGTGATCCTGTCGGACGCAAATGTACCCGGCGAGGGCGAGCACAAGATCATGGACTACATCCGGAAGCAGCGTGTGCAGCCGGATTACGACCCAAACACGCACCACGTGCTGTGTGGTGCCGATGCGGATCTGATCATGTTGGGACTGGCGACGCACGAAACGCACTTCACGATCATCCGCGAGGAGTTTTTACCGAACAAGGACCGACCGTGCGATATTTGCCAGCAGATTGGCCACGAGATGAAGTCCTGCACCGGGCTGCAGTCGGAGCGCGAGCTAGCCGACAAGCCACCGCCGATGCCGGGCAAGGAGACGCAGTTCATTTTCGTGCGATTGAACGTGCTAAAGGAGTATTTGCAAAAGGAGCTGGACATGCCGAATTTGCCCTTCCCGTACGATTTCGAGCGTGTGGTGGACGATTGGGTGTTTATGTGTTTCTTCGTCGGCAACGACTTTCTGCCCCATCTGCCCAGTCTTGAGATTCGCGAAAATGCAATCGACCGTCTGGTGACGCTGTACAAAAAGTGTGTGTACAAAACGCGCGGCTATCTGACCGACTCGGGAAGCGTGTTGCTCGACCGGGTCGAGATGATCATGACGGATCTCGGATTCGCGGAGGACGAAATCTTTCGGCAGCGTAAAGTGAGCGAGGATCGCTTCAAGGAGCGCAACAAGCGGATGCGAATGCAGAACGAGCGCCAGCGGCGTCCCAATTTCGAGCAGTACAACAACTCCCAGTTTGCTCCGACTCCGCTTGGCCGAGGCGTGCAGCCGCAAGCCGTTGTGAATGCCCGTAAGGAGGCGGCCCACTTTCGGATGCTTGGACAGGGTGGAAACGATAACGAGCGAGTGGCGGCCGGCAACAACAGCTCCAACGATCCGAGTCCGCGGGGCACCAAGCGGAAAGCGGAAGAACCGCTTGCGGTAACCGTGACGGAAGACGAGGAAAAGGAGACGCCGGATGAGGTACGGCTGTGGGAGGACGGTTTCAAGGATCGGTACTACGAGTCGAAGTTTGACGTAATGCCACAGAACATAAAGTTTCGTCAAACTGTCGCCTGGGAGTATGTGCGAGGACTGTGCTGGGTGCTGCGATACTACTATCAGGGCTGTGCGTCCTGGGAGTGGTACTTCCCTTATCACTATGCACCATTTGCGTCGGACTTTAAGCATTTGGAAAACGTGAACACCCACTTCGATCGTGGCACACCGTTCAAGCCGCTCCAGCAGCTGATGGGTGTGTTCCCGGCAGCCAGTCGCAGCCACGTTCCGCCGGCGTTCGCCGAACTGATGGTTGATCCGCGCAGTCCCATCATAGACTTCTACCCGATCGATTTTCGCATCGATCTAAATGGTAAAAAGTTCGCCTGGCAGGGTGTTGCTCTGCTCCCGTTCGTAGACGAAAAGCGACTGTTCAAGGCGACAGATCCGAAGGTACCGTTGCTGACGGAAGAGGAACGATTGCGGAATGAGAACGGCGATGCGAAGCTGTTCGTTCTACCCGGGTCTGCCGGCTACCGTACGCTGGCCGGTCTTTACGGTGGCGATGACGTGGATTACAACCGAGAGGTCCCAGTCACGGTAGACTACGTGGAGGGTTTTGTTGTTCCCACCAAGGAAAATGTACCACGAGAGGGTATGCTTCCTTCGCCCATCCCTGGCCTGCCGGCTGTGACGGAGAATCAGGTGTTGACGGTGCGCTTCCAGGACCCAAAGTATGCGGACGATTTTGTGTTCCCGGCACGCCGACTGGACAATGCAAAGGAACAACCGAAGGTGTTGGGCGCGAACGAAGGCCCGGTGATTGGGTTCGGCCAGCGCACGGATCGTGCGGGGCTCGGAGCGGCCGGCCATCGGATGCTTGGACACGCGGGAGGTGGCGGAGGCCGCGGCAGAGGATTCCAGGGCAATAACAACAACTTCCAGGGACGAGGAGGCGGTTACGGTGGCAACAATCGTTTCAATGATCGCGGAG AAGAATTCGTTTGGAGATTTCCACGCTTCGGCAGAAGCAGCGTGCTGTAA